The Coffea arabica cultivar ET-39 chromosome 6e, Coffea Arabica ET-39 HiFi, whole genome shotgun sequence genome contains the following window.
GCCTCAGAAAGTGCGAGTATTGCTGAATCTTTTAGCTCTTTGTCAGAACTTAATGGGGATTTGGACAGTCACTTGAACTGTTTGCATTATGGACGTTGGTGTTATGAATATGCTTCGAGTACACCAGCTCTAACTGTGTCCCCACCACCGCCCTCTATATTTCAGTGGAATAATTCATGGGATGCTGTCCAGCACCCTTCACAATTCAAGCAGAATAGTTTCTCTCATAAGAGCGTGAATGGTGTTATCCTAAATCCTCCATTCTGCACAGTAAATCCGCTCTTGACTCCTGGTATGGCTTTTGGCTTGGAAGACATGCCAAAACCACGAGGAACCGGAACATACTTTCCGAATATGGTATGTCTGTATTTTACTGCTGGTGCATTTGGCATTTGAAATTTGTTTGCTGACTTAAATTATCATAATCTGTAAGCTTGAAGTCCTCAGCAGGAGCAATTCAATATCACCGTACCCATTTCTTTTTTGTCATTCTCAGTGGTGATTTTCAGTGTCCAATAAAGGATTCCATTTGCAATCTCTGCAGAATCGACTCCCTCAAGGTTATAGGCCTTTGGCAGGGAAAGGAAGGAATCAGGCATTGCCAAGGTCCCCGTGCAACAATGGGAGGAACCTGATGTTTATGGAGACTAATATGGTTGATCAAAGTAGTCGTGATCTTTCAAAAAATCCAGTCTCAGTTGACCAAAGTGGTGCCAAGGTTGGGCCTTCAAATATTCATCAGTCGTATTCCCCTCGCAGAAAAGGACATCTTAATGTTAATGGTCTAATCATGCAATCTGAGGGTGGTTTCGAAATTGGGTCAGTTGGGCATGTACCAGTTGAAGTGCATCAGCTGGACAGAAGCGGGCATCACCAACAGAGATGTCTTAGTTCATCAGAAAATTCCGGCCCTCTATCACCAACTAAGGAGATGCGCAAGTTGAAACCTGTGTTACAGACAGAGCGTGATAGGTACGAGAAATCTCCTATTTTACTGGTTTCACAGGTTTGTGGACATGGCTGGAATTATTGAAAAATCTCCTGTTGTTGGACTTGTAGGGTTTCAGTCGAGTTATCATACCAATTGAAGGATGAGGATGATTTTCCACCGTTGTCCGTCTGAATGGGGTCAAATTGTTACCACAGTAAGGATAAATTATTAGAGGAGCCCGAGCTATGCAGCATCTGTGGCTAGTTGCTATTTGGGGGGTGATTTAGAAAGTCAATTTTCTTAAAAGGTGGTTTGTAGATTCTGAGAATTATTTCATCCAACTATACTTTTGATTCAGGTTTTGTTTTCGCCCAGCACAGCTTTGGCTCTTTTGTGACTAATCATGACGTTTGACATCGTGAAATATGACGTCATAACGAGGTTTTAGTTCCATATTTTCTAGTTGGGAATGGCAGAAATATTTAGAAACTGCAAGACATCTCTACCTCTTAAAGctcattttatattttcccTTTGGTTGAGCACATCAAAAAGGTAAGTACTGATTTTCTGCTGCATGTTTGtagtaaaacaaaatttttgttttactaCAAATTTCTTAAGTAGTAATACTTGAAATACAATagtaaaacataatattaatattagCAATATAATGTACATGaataaagtatttttttttttaatctaaatGGAGACTCCCCAAGCTTACAAGGGGAGAAGAGAAAAGATGAGAGGGTTTGTGAGTCAAAAATCAAGGATCACTATTACCTAACTAATGTTCGTATTAGTTAAGTTAGGTGGCGACAATGAAGTATTTTGATTGGAGGTTGAAATAAGTTGGTTATTAATAATATTGGTGAAGAGTTTTTGGTTTAATGGCTAAAATTGAAACCTCAAAATTTAGAGATTTTGGATTCATATTCCCCCTTCCTCCTCCCCGTTCTTGTACCATAGCATTCCACCGCTCCCTCCctgcttaaaaataaaaaaaccaaTAAGATTTAACTTGAATCCAAGTAATTGAATTTTAGCAAACTAAGACTCCCACCCTTTCCTGCTTAAAAAAGTGATTAGATTTAACATTAATTTCAGCAAATTAAAGACCCTATTacttaaatttcagattttaattttcaattttaccaAATCGTCCTAAGAATATGAAAAAACACATTAATTGATATTTAAACTGATCTTAATTCAGTGGGATTATTGGTATGAACTTGGCTTCAGTCATGAATACTAAAAGTTGTTAGAATTCACTACCGACCAACAAGAAACAAGATCAACCGATTCTTGTTGTAATTAATTAAGACGTCAGTTATTTTGCTTTTGTAGGTGGATGATCATATTCATGGATGCCAGTTTAAGGTGCGTCGTCGGAGAAATTTTCTCGACATAACCGAAATGGTCGTCCTCATCCTTCATATTTTCCCGGTCAAAATCTGACCATCCTTCCTTTCAAGCAATTAACCTTCAATGGATGCCCAGATGGAGACTACATCCTTTCAAGTAAACGACTTGATGATATTCCATCATTAAAAATTAATCTGAAGTGGTTGAGGCCTAAGGGAGCGTGCGGTCGTCATTAGATTAGAAGCCAACGACTTATTAAAAACAGCACCATCCAAGAGTAGGCCATGGCATTTTTTATAATTGATTATATAATTGCAGGGTTTTGATAACACtttttagttagtgaattttTCCGACGGCGGCAAAACTTTTCTGCAAAATGAACACACGAACTCACagacttatatttttcttagttAACAAAACATTTCTTTCTAAATAACTGGATCCTGGACTTTCCTTGAATTATGACGCTTTCCTGAATTAACAAAGCTTTTCTGAAAAACTAACACATGAACCCCAGCGCCCCTTCTTAATTATCTCATCTAATTGAATGCCCAATAGCCACCCATTAGCCAAACTGCTGTTAGTTAATTAGCTGAGGCCTCTAATTCAGCCCGTACTAATAACCCAAAGGGTAACTAATGATCTAATTCATTCAAGTAAATGATACTAACTCCACCTGAGAGATGGAATTAAGCCAACAGGCAGCGTCCAGCGGCCACAGGAACTTCAGATTATAAAATGCATCTCCTCTATTATCCTTTAGCTTGATTGAGAAGACGAGCTCGCGAGACGTGTTCTAATGCCCAGTTGACCATCTTGGGTGTTTAGGAAATATAAATGGAGTTTTCAAACCAAGTCGAACGAGTTGTGGGTGTGCGGTAGCCGGTAGTTGTACAAGTATAAAACTATAAAGTCACATTCAGAGCCCCCAAATTGAAAAGAGAGGGATATTGGCGTTAGcagtactactactactatcAAAAAAGTCCAACGCATGATGGCGGATAGATGATGATGGTGGCAAAAATAGTTTCTACCACTCCAAGTGCAAGTCTCTTGAGTTATATAGATCGACCAGCTGAGACCATCCGCAGcctgattgaaaaaaaaaaaaaagaagataaacagAACTCTTCGTCGTCTCGGGCCTCCCATTAACTTTGCCTCCTGTTACTTAGATTCTTTCTTGAGCTTTAGGCGATCATCTCGGTCCCCCGAACTGCTCTGCTACCCAAAACCACAAATGGTGCTACCAAAACGTGGCCACAGATTTTTCAAATTCAGAActagtgataataataatactagCCCTTTTTCTTGCCAAAGCTCCACTGCCGATCATTTCAGTTTTTAAGCGAAATTGAGCTTTCAGCCTCTCCTCTTGTCGATCTGTTTAACAAACATCCACCTACAAGTACTCTATCCATTCTTAAAGTCTACTTCTacaatcaagattttcaagaccGGCGGCGGCGGGAGGTATACTCAACTGCTCAAGAGATCGATCGAGAAGGCATCCATCGTCCAACTAATTATTATTGCTAGTGCACCAACATACTAGTAACATCTGTTCTCCCTGTCCGGACCCCCCGTTGCGTTAGATCCCACCTGTAACAGTGTGTTGCACTCAACTGATCATTGcccctccttttcttttgaactttctgATTATTTCTTAGATATACACGTATCTCGCTCCCCAGAAGGCAAGCCAGCGAGCAAATGTTCTGTCAGGAATACGAGTTTTCACGAGATCGAGTGGTAGGTATGGCTTGGATTATGCTGAGAATTGATTACTCCAGGCTGTTTTGGCTGCTGTTTGGCGTCTTCTCTTATGAAAATCACGAAGGAAAACCACGGATCATCTAGCACCCGCCTGCCtttcttttcccaaaaaaaccaaaaaaaggcAAAGCATCTGTCAATATTTCAAATTACGACGTACTCTAGATTGCAACCTACTATACGTACAGATTCCCAATAACATTAGAAGATTGATCCTTTGTACTGTTATCTAGTCTAATAACCATGCTCAAGTCACGGTTGGTGGAACCACCAATTCTTGATGCCCAGTCGCCTGCCGCGTACGCAGAAGTGGATCCATCCGGCACCGGACGATATGGTCGCGTAAGTAATCTGATTTCAGTTCCATGGTCACTATTTAAGCGCTTTCGTTTTAATTTTTTCTCTGGTGAATGCTGATGCTTCTTACTTGCACACTGGAATCTGAATTGGAAGGGTATCATTCATTTCTTCCACTTTATTAGCAGCAGCACATACGTACATGCCCCGTGCATGCTTTTACAGTTTCCAAAGAATTTCCtatgtatatatgaaagtaTGCGCGCATTATTAGCGAGGGCGAGGGCGAGGCCGAGGCCGCCAGTAGTGATAGACGGCATAATTGATTGCTAATTAGATGGATAAATTGATGTTTGTTGGATTTATGATTGGCATGCAGTTTAGAGAAATTCTGGGTAAAGGAGCCATGAAAACGGTGTACAGAGCATTCGATGAGGCCCTGGGAATGGAGGTGGCTTGGAACCAGGTGAAGCTCAACGACGTCTTCAGGTCACCTCAAGAGCTGCAGCGGCTTTATTCCGAAGTACACCTCCTCAAGAATCTGGATCACCCTTCCATCATGCGATTCCACGCTTCTTGGATCGATGTTCACCGCAGAACTTTCAACTTCATCACCGAAATGTTTACCTCTGGCTCCCTCAGAGAGTAATTTAATTTCCTCTCCTCGCCTCCACCCCGCCTAAACCTAATTAAATTCTATTTCCTCCTTGGTTAACTTGCTGGCTTCAATTTattcttcatattttcccaATCAAAATCTGGCCAACAAAAttgtatacatgtatatatatatatatatatatttctctATCTATACTGGTGTTGTTTTGTTAAAATATGTACTTCAAATCTGCTCTAGTACTTGTATTAATGATGATTCTTCAACCCAGAGTAGTAGAGAATTAACAGGCTGATTCTGAGATTGTAACTTTGGAATTGGTCAGATTTTGGGGCAGCTATATTTCATTATCTTCAGTTCCAATTATGTCGACTAGTAGCAGTCCGTACACTTAAAAGAACCGACTTAATTGGATCGATCTGGGGGTTGATATTAATTTTGTACAGGTACAGACACAAGCACAAGCGAGTAAACATGCAAGCAGTAAAGAACTGGGGTCGCCAAATCCTGGAAGGCCTTGCTTATCTGCATGGTCATGATCCCCCGGTGATCCATAGAGATCTCAAATGCGACAACATCTTCGTCAACGGCCATCTTGGCCGGGTCAAGATTGGTGATCTTGGGTTGGCAGCCATACTTCGTGGCTCCCATCACGCGCACAGCGTCATAGGCAAAATTTTCTTTAATCTCCTCTTTGATAATAGTATACTAAACCTGGTGATTATCAAAACgccatatatgtatataaatgcGTGTGATGATCAGGTACACCCGAGTTCATGGCACCTGAATTATACGAAGAAGATTACGACGAGCTAGTGGACGTCTACTCGTTTGGGATGTGCATGTTGGAGATGCTCACTTCTGAGTATCCCTACAGCGAGTGCTCCAATCCAGCTCAAATATATAAGAAAGTCACTTCGGTAAGTTTTGGATTGGCTCCACAAGAATTAATATGTTCGTGTTTTTCCCGTACCGCATCCCATTATAGTAATTAATAAGCTGATCACTGGAAACCGAATCTGACCCTCGTTAACGTGCTCGCTGTCTTTACCTTTTAACACGAACGATCCAAATTTAAAAGGGAAAGCTTCCAGGTGCATTCTACCGGATTCATGATCCCGAAGCCCGGAGGTTCATAGGGAAATGCTTGGAGACGGCTTCCAAAAGGCCATCTGCACTTGAACTCTTGAGAGATCCATTTCTTGCTTATGATCGAGAAGACGAGCTGCTGGAGATCACAGGAATACCGTGTTTGATGCCCTGTAGTCCACGCAGACGAGAAGAAGTGCTGCAAATGCCATCGACTTTTTGTGATCAGAAAAGGAGCACCAACATGACGATTACTGGGACCTTGAACCCAAAAGATGACAGCATCTTTCTCAAAGTACAAATCTCTGACAAGGATGGTAATCAATCACTCAATCCCGCTTTCATTTCTCGCCTTCAAATTGACGTACTACTTGAGATTTATCAGCAGGCAtagaaataagagaaaaaaaaaaacatttttaatGGGGGCTGAATCATGTGGTTAGAAGCTTTAGAAAATTGAAGCATATATGTATTTATGATTTAATTCTTGCGACATTCTAAGAATGCTGGAGATGTCCAATGTCTGACGTAGGTCAAGCTAGAAACATATACTTCCCATTCGATATTTCCAGCGACACGGCAATGGATGTAGCAGGAGAGATGGTAAAGGAATTAGAGATAACAGATTGGAAACCAATTGAGATTGCTGAGATGATTGACGAGGAGATCTCCGCTTTGATTCCGTCCTGGAAGGGATGCCCACGGGGTTTCCATCAGCAGCGGCAGCATTCTTTCAGATATGACCAAGAGGATGACGACGACCACCACAGCACGCTCCCACCATTTTATTCTCTTTCCTCCCAACATTCTTCCTCCCAGGCATCTCTCCCTGGTCTTTTCCCTTCTGGCCTCCCTGACTGGATTCAAGgtaatgtgtgtgtgtgtctatgtacatacatacatgcatacatgcatacatatatatatatatatatatatatatatatatatatatatatatatatatatatatatataaatgttgaAAATCTTCATGatcactattattattattcttataTGTATTAATGTTATCCTCCAAATTCATTTCATCGATAATAACTGCAATGTATGTGGCCCTGTGGGTGCAGAGGACTTGAGTAACTATGATGATGCCAGTAGTTCTCAAAGCTCTTTCAACTCGAACAAACTCTCCAACTTGTCTTATTTCTCAGACCGCGAAATGAATGGTTCCACATTCAGTTCCAAAACTGGAGAGCCACAAATATTCATGGGCACTGCTaccactactactactactggcAGCAGCAAATGGACAACAAGGTTCTGTCCTGATCAAAACAACATGAGCAAATATTGCACCGATGATGATCGCAATCTAGGGAT
Protein-coding sequences here:
- the LOC113696135 gene encoding probable serine/threonine-protein kinase WNK5, with the translated sequence MLKSRLVEPPILDAQSPAAYAEVDPSGTGRYGRFREILGKGAMKTVYRAFDEALGMEVAWNQVKLNDVFRSPQELQRLYSEVHLLKNLDHPSIMRFHASWIDVHRRTFNFITEMFTSGSLREYRHKHKRVNMQAVKNWGRQILEGLAYLHGHDPPVIHRDLKCDNIFVNGHLGRVKIGDLGLAAILRGSHHAHSVIGTPEFMAPELYEEDYDELVDVYSFGMCMLEMLTSEYPYSECSNPAQIYKKVTSGKLPGAFYRIHDPEARRFIGKCLETASKRPSALELLRDPFLAYDREDELLEITGIPCLMPCSPRRREEVLQMPSTFCDQKRSTNMTITGTLNPKDDSIFLKVQISDKDGQARNIYFPFDISSDTAMDVAGEMVKELEITDWKPIEIAEMIDEEISALIPSWKGCPRGFHQQRQHSFRYDQEDDDDHHSTLPPFYSLSSQHSSSQASLPGLFPSGLPDWIQEDLSNYDDASSSQSSFNSNKLSNLSYFSDREMNGSTFSSKTGEPQIFMGTATTTTTTGSSKWTTRFCPDQNNMSKYCTDDDRNLGMPRVRSLVDIRSQLLHRSLVEEINRRRLFKTVGAVENIGYHEPGGYDFFPGNASVKSGDGRYVRNVSKQGFEW